Proteins encoded by one window of Urocitellus parryii isolate mUroPar1 unplaced genomic scaffold, mUroPar1.hap1 Scaffold_4291, whole genome shotgun sequence:
- the LOC113199888 gene encoding LOW QUALITY PROTEIN: dedicator of cytokinesis protein 8 (The sequence of the model RefSeq protein was modified relative to this genomic sequence to represent the inferred CDS: inserted 2 bases in 1 codon): VEELLCNLNSILYDTVKMREFQEDPEMLMDLMYRIAKSYQTSPDLRLTWLQNMAEKHTKKKCYTEAAMCLVHAAALVAEYLSMLEDHSYLPVGSVSFQNISSNVLEESAVSDDTLSPDEDGVCSGRYFTESGLVGLLEQAAELFSTGGLYEMVKEVYKLVIPILEAHRDFRKLTSTHDKLQKAFDNIIKKDHKRMFGTYFPVSFYGSKFGDLDEQEFVYKEPAITKLPEISHRLEGFYGQCFGAEFVEVIKDSTTVDKTKLDPNKAYIQITFVEPYFDEYEMKDRVTYFXNFNLQRFMYTTPFTLKGRLRGELHEQYQRNMVLTTMHAFPYIKTRISVIQKEEFVLTPVEVSIEDMKKKTLQLAVAINQEPPDAKMLQMVLQGSVGAIVNQGPLEVAQVFLAEIPADPKLYQHHNKLRLCFKVFIMRILEQQLGFGYEVSPRSSCINMGMFKEECLD; the protein is encoded by the exons GTGGAAGAACTTCTCTGCAATCTGAATAGCATCTTATATGACACAGTGAAAATGAGAGAATTTCAGGAAGATCCTGAGATGCTTATGGATCTCATGTACAG AATTGCCAAGAGTTACCAGACATCTCCCGATCTGCGGCTGACCTGGCTCCAGAACATGGCAGAGAAACACACCAAGAAGAAGTGCTACACGGAGGCCGCCATGTGCCTGGTACATGCTGCTGCCTTAGTAGCCGAGTATCTGAGCATGCTGGAGGACCACAGCTACCTGCCCGTGGGCAGTGTCAGCTTTCAG AATATTTCTTCCAACGTGCTGGAGGAGTCTGCAGTCTCTGATGACACCTTGTCACCTGATGAGGATGGGGTGTGCTCAGGCCGGTACTTCACTGAGAGCGGCCTGGTGGGCCTCCTGGAACAGGCCGCCGAGCTCTTCAGCACG GGAGGCTTGTATGAGATGGTTAAGGAGGTCTACAAGCTGGTCATCCCCATTCTGGAAGCGCATCGAGATTTCCGGAAGCTGACCTCCACTCATGACAAGCTGCAGAAGGCCTTCGACAACATCATTAAGAAG gATCACAAGAGAATGTTTGGAACTTACTTCCCAGTTAGTTTCTATGGATCCAAATTTGGGGATTTGGATGAGCAGGAATTTGTTTACAAGGAACCTGCAATTACAAAGCTTCCTGAGATCTCACATAGACTAGAG GGGTTTTATGGTCAATGTTTTGGTGCAGAATTTGTGGAAGTGATAAAAGATTCTACCACAGTGGACAAAACCAAGTTGGATCCTAACAAA GCCTACATACAGATCACTTTTGTGGAGCCTTACTTTGATGAGTATGAGATGAAAGACAGGGTAACCTACTT GAATTTCAACCTGCAGAGGTTCATGTACACCACCCCCTTCACTCTCAAGGGACGGCTTCGTGGAGAGCTGCACGAGCAGTACCAGAGGAACATGGTCCTGACCACCATGCACGCCTTCCCCTACATCAAGACCAGGATCAGCGTCATCCAGAAGGAGGAG TTTGTTTTGACTCCAGTGGAAGTTTCCATTGAAGACATGAAGAAGAAGACCCTGCAGTTAGCAGTGGCCATTAACCAGGAGCCCCCTGATGCAAAGATGCTTCAGATGGTGCTTCAGGGCTCTGTAGGAGCCATTGTAAATCAG GGACCACTGGAAGTAGCCCAAGTGTTTTTGGCTGAAATTCCAGCTGACCCAAAACTCTATCAACATCACAACAAGTTGAGGTTATGCTTTAAGGTATTCATAATGAG AATCTTAGAGCAGCAGTTGggatttggatatgaagtgtcccctagGAGCTCCTGTATTAATATGGGAATGTTCAAGGAGGAATGCTTGGATTAG